GGCCGCCGCGGCGATCCCGAGCTCGGTGTGGGCACCCACCGCCCCCGTTGACCCGGCGCTGGCCTGGCCTGCCGCGCTCATCCGGCAAATCACCACAGCGTTCACCGAGCCCGGCGCCCGAGTCGGCCTGCTGCCCTGGCCACGCACGGAGACCACTGAGAACACCCCCGAACTTGACGAGCAGGCCGACGACGCCCTTGCCGCGATCGACCGAACCGGTCGCGTCGCCGTCCTCGACCAAGTCCCCAGCCCCGGCACGGCCGCGGCGAGGGCCGTGTCACGGCCGTTCTGGGACGGGCTCATCGCTCCCGACGCCCACCACACCGCCCTCACCCCGGAGCCCGCGGATGCGGTGTGTGGCCTGGCTGCCGACGTGTCCGATGCGGATCTTGACTTGATCATCACCAGCCTCGATCCCAAGGCTTCCGGGGACGCGGTGACCGATCTCGTCGCCCTGCACGCAGCACGTCGTCTCCGCACCGGCGGCACGCTGGCCGTGCTCACCCACAGTAACCAACACGACGGGGTGCTGGTCGATCCCACCGGATCGGTTGTGGCGGCCGGGCAGAACGCCGACCTGCTCTACCTCCAGCACCTCGTCGTCCTCCACACACCCCTGCACCGCCACCCCCTCACCTCAACCGAGACCGCCACGCCCAACTCCACCGCCGAAGGCCGGACCGGGCGGGTGGCGCCGCATCGACGGATCCACTCCGACCTGCTCGTGTTCGCCCAGCCCACCGACCACGCGGACGGCGAACACCCGTGAGCACGCACCAGAGCTCCGAGCCCGACGACAGGAAGGCCCCCGCCATGTCCGAACCCCAGCACCCCGACGCCACCGACAGCGCTTCACCCTCGGGGGTGTCGGTGTGGGCGACGGCGCAGTCGGCGCCTGCTTCCCAGCGCAAACACCGCTACACCCCTGAATCGACCGCCCACCCGGCGAAGATGCTCCCGGCGGTGGCCGCCCACGCCATCGCCCACTACACCCAGCCCGGTGATCTCGTCCTCGACCCGATGTGCGGCATCGGCACCACCCTCGTCGAAGCCCTCCACGCCGGACGCCACGCGGTCGGCGTCGAATACGAACCCCACTGGGTCCAGGTCGCCCGCGACAACCTCGCCCTCGCCGCCGACGACGGCGCCCCCCACCACGGCGAGGTCTACTCCGGAGACGCCCGCCAACTCGGCTCACTACTGCCGATCGAGTACGCCAGCCAAGCCTCCCTCGCGGTCACCAGCCCGCCCTACGGCCCTTCAGTCCACGGCCAGGTCATCACCAAACCGAACAAGACCGTGCAGAAGTTCCACCACCGTTACGGCAACACCCTCGACCGCGGCAATCTCGCCAACATCGGCCACCATCGACTCCTCGCCGGATTCACCCGCATCCTCGCCGCCCTACGCGCATTCCTCAAACCCGGCGGACACATCGCCATCACGCTGCGACCCTGGAGAGAACACTCCGAACTCATCGACCTCCCCTCCCAAATCCTCAGCTGCGGGCAACAAGCCGGACTCATCCCCACCGAACGCTGCGTCGCACTGCTGGCCCGCGCCACCGACACCGAACTCATCGCACGAGGCAGCTTCTTCCAACGCGACTTCATCCGCAAACAACGCGACACCGGACTCCCGCTGCACCTCATCGCCCACGAAGACGTCCTCCTCTTCCGCACACCCGACCAACCTGCCAAGCAACCAGCAGCGAAGCATCCCCACTGAAACCCAAAACACCGCACGATGCACCGCGGCCAAATCTCCGATATTCGAATCCCCAGAGGGACGAACTTATGTCCGACAGCAAGGAATTTAAGTTAGATACCCCGCCATCGACGCTTCTCTATACACCGAAGCAAGCCGCGGACCTCTTGACGATCAAAGAGTCTTGGTTGCGACGGAAAGCCGGGAACCGCACGATCCCATGCACATTCCTAGGGAAACACCTTCGCTTCTCCGAACACGACATCCGCTCGATCATCAACCAAGGCGAGACCACTCCCCCGGCACGACACGGAAGGCCCCGACGCGCACACCCCTGACGATTATCCATTCGGGTGAATCCAGTCATACACACTGGCGCTTCGCTACACAACGAGCGTCCATCGGTTCGTCAAAATCCACAAACATCCCGGAGCAAAACATGGCATGGAGCGAACAACGCGGACCGAATTCATGGCGGGTTCGATACGAGAAAGATGACGGAACCCTGGGATCCGTCAACGGCTTCCCGAAGAAGAAAGCAGCCGACGACTACGCCGACTCGATCAAAACGGACAAACGCAAAGGAATCTGGATCGACCCGTCAGCCGGGAAACTCACCCTCGAAGAGTGGAGCGTGGACTGGCTCGGCGCCCTCGATGTCGCCGCGAATACCGAGTCCCAATATCGCAGCCTGCTCAAACACCACATCCTGCCCCGCTGGGGCCACACCGCCCTGTCCGACATCACCACCAGCGGCGTCGCCACCTGGGCCAAGAAAGTGCGCGCCCGCGGCTACGCCGACGCCACCGTGTCCACCATGACCAAGGTGTTGTCGATGATGCTCGCCGACGCCACCGACGACCGCCTCATCCCCGCCAACCCTGTCCGCACCCGACGACGCGGACAACGGCGACGCACCAAACGCACCGAGCGCATCTGGGCCACCCCTGACCAAGTCGTGCGCGTCGCCGACAACACCGCAGCCCTGGTCGGCCCCTGGGCCGCCGCACTACAGATCACCGCCGCCTGGACCGGCGCACGCTGGGGAGAACTCTGCGGACTGCAACGCCACAACACCCACCTCGACGACGCCCACGTCGTCATCCACCCCGACAACGGAGCGCTGCACGAAATCAACGGACACTTCAGCCTCGGACCACCCAAAACCGCCGAATCCGCCCGCACCATCACCTTGCCGCCCTTCCTCGTCGAACTACTCCGTCACCACCTCGCAAGCCACCACTCACCGTTCGTGTTCGTCACCGCCGAGAACGAACACCCCCGCAGATCCAACTTCTCCCGCCGTGCCATGCGACCCGCCGCCGACGGCAACCAGCACCTCACCGACCCGACAATCCCCATCAACCCGGTCAAAACCGGCCTGACCTTCCACGGCTTCCGCCACAGCCACAAAACCTGGCTCATCGAAGACAACATCCCCGAAATCGCCCAATCCCGTCGCCTCGGCCACGTCCTCGACGACGACATCCGCGAGGCCTACTCACACTCCGGCCCCGTCCTCGAACGCCGACTCATCGACGCCCTCCAACAACGCTGGACCACCACCATCACCACCACCCCGATCAACTACCTCCCCAGCGCCTGGCGTGCTCACACCCCACCCAGCCTCCGAGTAGTCAGCTAACCCAGCCGGGGCACAGGGGCAGGGGCAGGAATCGCAATAAGACTCCCGCCCCTGCCCTGTACGACCGCCTCTACCCCAAATGCTGGGACCATCACCGCACGCGCGGTGCGCACGGTCGAACTCGGTGGCCTCCCAAGCACTGAATGCGTCCCCGCGTGCGCGGGGCCGACGGGTTCTTCGCGCTGGTCTCGGCGGTCTCGGCGGTCTCGGCGGTCTCGGCGGAAGCATCCCCGCGTGCGCGGGGCCGACGCGGTACGCATGAGCTGGGTCAGCAGTCCCGGTGAAGCATCCCCGCGTGCGCGGGGCCGACGTCCGGGCCGAGCGGTCCGAGCGTCCACCCCGTTGAAGCATCCCCGCGTGCGCGGGGCCGACTTGATCTCGACATGGACGACGACCTCGCCGTCCGAAGCATCCCCGCGTGCGCGGGGCCGACAGTGCCCCCGTTCCATCCGCCGACCGGTCGAGCGAAGCATCCCCGCGTGCGCGGGGCCGACCTGGTCCATGGTCATCGACTTGGGTTTCTTGCCGAAGCATCCCCGCGTGCGCGGGGCCGACCCAGTACCTGGCGGGGGCCCCTTCGTGTCCGGCGAAGCATCCCCGCGTGCGCGGGGCCGACCGCGTGGCACGCCCACAGGAACCACAAGTCATAGAAGCATCCCCGCGTGCGCGGGGCCGACGCATACCCCCCGAAAGACCTCGTCCTCATGATCGAAGCATCCCCGCGTGCGCGGGGCCGACATCATTCCTCGCTCGAACGTCGCCGTGGCGAAGGAAGCATCCCCGCGTGCGCGGGGCCGACCGCTTTCCTTTTGCTCACACCGAGTTCGCCGCCGAAGCATCCCCGCGTGCGCGGGGCCGACCGCGAGGTGAGAGCCAGTACGCGATCGGTTTGCGAAGCATCCCCGCGTGCGCGGGGCCGACGCCCGGTAGCGCTCGGCGCGGTACTGCACCCGCGAAGCATCCCCGCGTGCGCGGGGCCGACGACCCACACCCGGCCGCGGCCGCCGGTGCGCTGGAAGCATCCCCGCGTGCGCGGGGCCGACTATGTGTCCCATGAGCAGGATATGCATGATGTGGAAGCATCCCCGCGTGCGCGGGGCCGACGCAGGAGAGGCCGTCGCGCTCTACGCGCCACGGGAAGCATCCCCGCGTGCGCGGGGCCGACACTTGTTGACCTGCGGATTTACTGGCGGATGACGCGGTTTTCGTTTAGTGCGTTTCTGGAATGGATCATGTTGGGGTGTGGCGGTTGCGGGCGGAGAGGATGAGGCCGTCGAAGTCGACGGGTCGCCATCGGTCGGTTCCGGCGCTGCGGACGGCCCAGCCTTGTTCGTTGGGGGCTTGTTCGACGAGGATGGCTTGGCCGCCGCGGATGCGGTCGGCGAGGAGTTCCCAGAGGCGGTCGCGGATGCGGCGGCTGGGGTTGCCGACGAAAACGCCGGCGTGGACTTCGACCATCCATCGCGTGAGGTGTCCGCGGAGCCCTTCGGGTGCGGCGATCAGGATGACGACCGTCATGGTCGGCCTTTGCCGGTCGGTGTGTCGAGCTCGGGGCCGATGACGGCGATGTGCTGGTCGTCGAGGTGGGGTTCGGTGAATTCGGTGTCGTAGTCTTCGTCGAACACTCCCCAGTTCACCCCGCCCGCCACGGTTCCTGCGTGTTCGTCCCAGAGGTGGTTGGCATCGGAGTCCGGTGGTTCCTCTCCTTCGGGGAGCAGCAAGGTTTTGATGTCGCGGACGATCGTGGTCAGCAGGTTCGTCTCGGCAATCTTGTCTCGTAGGCCGGTCCGGGCATCACGTTCTTCCACTAGTCCGGCGGCGGTGAGTTCGAACGCGAGCGGGATAGTGTAGTCGGCTTTGTAGAGGTCGGCGATGTCCATGACGAACGACGTCGCCGCTCCGGTGTGGACGAAGCCAAGGCCAGGGCTCGCTCCAAGACCGACGATGACGGCGTGGCAGATGCCGTAGAGGGCGGTGTTGGCTGCGGAGAGCATCCGGTTGAGGTCGTCGCCCGCGGCGAAGGCGTCGCCGGGTTTGTAGACGCGGCCGTGCCAGGCGAGGTCATGTTGTTCGGCGTGCTGCCTGTAGAGCTTGCGGACGCGGGTGCCTTCGCGGCCGCGGAGTTGCTGCATGGTCAGTTCGGTGACGTCTTCGCCGGGGAAACGCATGCCGTACATGGCGCGTGCGACGCGCAGCCGCTCCGGAGGCCGGCTCACGAGCCAGGCCTGGCGATGCAGCAGGGCGGCGCCGCGGCTGGGGCCGAGGCCTGCTGCGTAGAGGCGCACTCCTTGTTCGCCGACCCAGCACACCGCGGTGCCGGAGTCGGCGAGCAGTTGCATGGCACCGTGGGTGACGCGGGTTCCCGGCCCGAGCAGCACGACGGCGACGAGCGCGGCCGGAAGGCGCACGGTTTCGCGTTTGTTGATGATGGCGATGGCGTTCTCGTCGCGGTCGAGGTGGCTGCGTTCGATGTAGACGCTCGAGACTCGGTCGGTGAGCCGGTGGAGGTCTTGCGGATGGGCCTTCCACCAGATGTCGGCCACTTCAGCACCCGTTTCCGGTAACCGGGGCGAGAGTGAGCAATCCGCAGCCGTAGGCCTTGGCCGGGCCGAAACCGTTGGTCAGGTGGTGGGTGAACCGGTCGTGGTCGGTGATGCGCAGGCGGCCGTGGAAGGAGGCGATGGTCAGCACGACCGACTTGCCCTTCTTGTCGAACGCGAGGCGCTGTCGGTGGGTGATGCGCAGATCGACCGCCGCAGCCGGATCGTCTCCCTCTCGTTCGGTGGGTGGCAACGGTGCGGGTGGGACCTCGAATCCCCAACCTTCGGCGCGGGACAGGAACCACCGCCACTGGTGTCCGGCGGTGCGATGTCCGGCTCGGCGGGAACGGATCTTCTTCTCTCCGCGGTGCTCGGCAATGTCCCCTTGCGACGGTGGGATGTTCTGGACGGGGTTGGCAGTGACGCGGAAGGCGTATTCCTGCCCGGTTGCCAGGCGTTCGAGAAGCGGGCTGTAGTCGCGGACGAGGACATGGTCTCCGTCCGCATCGGGCCAGCCGTACTGCTCGGTGATGTGCGACCAATCCGGTTTGGACGGTGTGCACACGGTCAGGTGGGGACGTTGTGCGTGGTCGGTGTCCCACCGCCACAGCGGCCGTTCGGTGCCGGTGATCTCAGCGAGACCCCCGACGACGGCGCCGTGGGTGACGTGCGGGTTGGCCAGCAGCCGTTGGCTGGCCGGGCGCAGGTGGTTGATGCGGATGCGGGAAAGGTAGGGCATGTCGGGTCACCAACCCAGCAGGGCGAAGGGGTCGTGGGAGGACGCGGCCGCGGCACCGCCGACGGTGGTCTCACCGGTGGGCACGGTCAGCCAGGTGTGGCGGACGCGGCGGGTGCTGTAGCGGCGGTCGCGGACGTTGAAGGACAGTGGCAGGTCGTTGACGACGTCGGTGCCGTCTTCGTCGTCGAACGTCGCCGGGAGATCCACTTCGGCGACGGTTCCGCCCTGCCTACGCCGATACACCTGGCGTGCGTGCCTTGCGGCGTGCCAGGGCTCGCTGGTCAGCTCGGCTTCGAGCGCGCCGGGGCGCACATCGAGCACGAGCGGTTGCGTCGGCGTGCAGCTGCGGCGTCCCAGCGCGAGCGGGAACGCCGGACGGCGTACCGCATCGGCCAGGGACGCCACAAACTCGGGATCCCCGGCCAGCGAGGCCACGAACACCGCGTCCTGCAAGTAGAAGCGGTGCGTCACGTGGGTCGGTTTCGCTGGGGACGTCGGCTTCTGCACGCCCTTGGCCGAGACTCCCGCTTGCAGCAGCGGCACGCCACGGTAGTCGCTAGCGGTGTGATAGTCCCGCAACACGGTGCCGGGCTGGTCCACCCGCACTCCGCAACGCAAACCGGCCAGGTCCGTGAGGTCGGCCCCGCGTGGTCGGCCCAGCGCTGCGGCGAGCAGGCCGACGAGTCCGGACTTGGTGGGTTCGGGCCGGGTTTCGCGCCGGTTGAACGAGCTGCGGTCGCCCCACGACTGCATCGGTCCCGCCAGCCGTAGCAGGAGCACCGACTGCGGGGAGGTCTCGGGGCTCATGCCACCTCCTGCACGGCGGGCAGGTGGGCCTGCACGGCGTCGAGTAGCTCAGCGAAGGTGCGGTTGTCCCCGAACGCCTCTCCGACCTTGCCGGCCTCGGGCGAGTCGGGGTCCAGGGTGTGGCAGACACCGGTGAACAGGGGGTTATCTCCCCACTGGGCGACCGAGCGGGAGTGCTCCTCGGCGAGGCGGCGGGCGGAGGTGGCCGCGATGCCGCTGGTACTCGCCACGGGCTTCTCGAACGCGGAGACCAGACTGACCGGTTGGTCCCCTCGGATCACCGCCGCCACGAGGGTAGGCCTGGTGTGGTGGGCGAAGGCGTTCTCCTTGCCGGTGGGCATCGATCGGGCGAACGCCTCGGTGAACAGGCGGATCCCGTCGCGAGCCGCTGCGGGGTCGGCGAGGTTGGTTTCGAGCTGGTGCAGACCGACGGTGGCGTAACGGTAGAAGGTCGCGGAGTTGAACCCGACGGTGCCGATCATGCCCGCACCGGTGCTGTCGACTTGCTTGTCGTCGACGGCGGTGTAGTAGTCCATCTCCAGCTCGACGGCATGGGTGGAGAGGGCATGGGCGACCTGGGTCGCGGCGTCGACGTTGAGGGCGGGGATGTCGGCGACCATCCGGCCGAACAAGCCGACATCCAGCGGGTGGCCCTGGTTCAGGGTCTGCTGCACCGGCAGGTCCTTGAGCCGTGCCGCCAGGTCCTCATCACCGAGCTCGCACAGCTCGGCGACGTCGTCGACGAACAGATCGATGACCGCGTCCAGCTGGGCGTGACCGAAGAACAGCAGGTATGCGGTCTCCCCTGCCTTCTTGCCCGGCTTGATGTCCAGCGGTTGCAAGGCGGAGGTCGCGATCCGTGCGGCAGTCTCCGTGTCGAGCGAGGCGCGCTCGGCCAGCCGCCGGGTGAGCTGCTCGGCGATCTTCTTGGTCCGCATCGCCCGGTCCCCGTCCGGATTGTGCTCGGCGAAAAACGCTCGGGTCGCGCGCTTCCACGCCTGCGAAGACACCCGCGAGCGGCGCACCCCACCAAAAAATGCCTCCTTGGGATCGCCGTTGTCGTCCCGGTTGAGATTTGCCGGGGGCACGGTGTGCAAGACGTGCAGATCGATGTAGGTCCGTGCAGAGGTCACGATCACTCCAAATCAAAAAAGGAAGGGTGCAGATCAGTTCTCGAGTTCGATGGCCGGATCGGTGGACCAGATGCGGTAGCCCAGCGCCCAGCGCTTCCGAACCGTGTCGCGACGGGACGGGTCAGCCCAGTCCCGCAAGTCGCACAACAGCCGGTCGTAATCCAGCGGCTGATCGACGGTGCGCAGCTGATCGATCAGCCCGCGCAACCGGGTGCGCAGCACCGGCACGCTCGTCGACGCCGCCGCGACCGTGAGTTTCCGGTCCAGCGCCTCCGCGCTGAACTTGTCAGTACGGCGCCGCAACACCAACCACGCCGCGCCGAGCCCGACACCGCGCCGGTGCATCGGGGTGTCCTTGCTCTGCTGATGCCGACCGAACAGCGCCAGCGCCGCATGCTCGGCGAGAAGCTC
This window of the Saccharopolyspora gloriosae genome carries:
- a CDS encoding TRM11 family SAM-dependent methyltransferase, translating into MSEPQHPDATDSASPSGVSVWATAQSAPASQRKHRYTPESTAHPAKMLPAVAAHAIAHYTQPGDLVLDPMCGIGTTLVEALHAGRHAVGVEYEPHWVQVARDNLALAADDGAPHHGEVYSGDARQLGSLLPIEYASQASLAVTSPPYGPSVHGQVITKPNKTVQKFHHRYGNTLDRGNLANIGHHRLLAGFTRILAALRAFLKPGGHIAITLRPWREHSELIDLPSQILSCGQQAGLIPTERCVALLARATDTELIARGSFFQRDFIRKQRDTGLPLHLIAHEDVLLFRTPDQPAKQPAAKHPH
- a CDS encoding helix-turn-helix domain-containing protein codes for the protein MSDSKEFKLDTPPSTLLYTPKQAADLLTIKESWLRRKAGNRTIPCTFLGKHLRFSEHDIRSIINQGETTPPARHGRPRRAHP
- a CDS encoding tyrosine-type recombinase/integrase; amino-acid sequence: MAWSEQRGPNSWRVRYEKDDGTLGSVNGFPKKKAADDYADSIKTDKRKGIWIDPSAGKLTLEEWSVDWLGALDVAANTESQYRSLLKHHILPRWGHTALSDITTSGVATWAKKVRARGYADATVSTMTKVLSMMLADATDDRLIPANPVRTRRRGQRRRTKRTERIWATPDQVVRVADNTAALVGPWAAALQITAAWTGARWGELCGLQRHNTHLDDAHVVIHPDNGALHEINGHFSLGPPKTAESARTITLPPFLVELLRHHLASHHSPFVFVTAENEHPRRSNFSRRAMRPAADGNQHLTDPTIPINPVKTGLTFHGFRHSHKTWLIEDNIPEIAQSRRLGHVLDDDIREAYSHSGPVLERRLIDALQQRWTTTITTTPINYLPSAWRAHTPPSLRVVS
- the cas2e gene encoding type I-E CRISPR-associated endoribonuclease Cas2e, which gives rise to MTVVILIAAPEGLRGHLTRWMVEVHAGVFVGNPSRRIRDRLWELLADRIRGGQAILVEQAPNEQGWAVRSAGTDRWRPVDFDGLILSARNRHTPT
- the cas1e gene encoding type I-E CRISPR-associated endonuclease Cas1e: MADIWWKAHPQDLHRLTDRVSSVYIERSHLDRDENAIAIINKRETVRLPAALVAVVLLGPGTRVTHGAMQLLADSGTAVCWVGEQGVRLYAAGLGPSRGAALLHRQAWLVSRPPERLRVARAMYGMRFPGEDVTELTMQQLRGREGTRVRKLYRQHAEQHDLAWHGRVYKPGDAFAAGDDLNRMLSAANTALYGICHAVIVGLGASPGLGFVHTGAATSFVMDIADLYKADYTIPLAFELTAAGLVEERDARTGLRDKIAETNLLTTIVRDIKTLLLPEGEEPPDSDANHLWDEHAGTVAGGVNWGVFDEDYDTEFTEPHLDDQHIAVIGPELDTPTGKGRP
- the cas6e gene encoding type I-E CRISPR-associated protein Cas6/Cse3/CasE, with product MPYLSRIRINHLRPASQRLLANPHVTHGAVVGGLAEITGTERPLWRWDTDHAQRPHLTVCTPSKPDWSHITEQYGWPDADGDHVLVRDYSPLLERLATGQEYAFRVTANPVQNIPPSQGDIAEHRGEKKIRSRRAGHRTAGHQWRWFLSRAEGWGFEVPPAPLPPTEREGDDPAAAVDLRITHRQRLAFDKKGKSVVLTIASFHGRLRITDHDRFTHHLTNGFGPAKAYGCGLLTLAPVTGNGC
- the cas5e gene encoding type I-E CRISPR-associated protein Cas5/CasD, which translates into the protein MSPETSPQSVLLLRLAGPMQSWGDRSSFNRRETRPEPTKSGLVGLLAAALGRPRGADLTDLAGLRCGVRVDQPGTVLRDYHTASDYRGVPLLQAGVSAKGVQKPTSPAKPTHVTHRFYLQDAVFVASLAGDPEFVASLADAVRRPAFPLALGRRSCTPTQPLVLDVRPGALEAELTSEPWHAARHARQVYRRRQGGTVAEVDLPATFDDEDGTDVVNDLPLSFNVRDRRYSTRRVRHTWLTVPTGETTVGGAAAASSHDPFALLGW
- the cas7e gene encoding type I-E CRISPR-associated protein Cas7/Cse4/CasC, with the translated sequence MIVTSARTYIDLHVLHTVPPANLNRDDNGDPKEAFFGGVRRSRVSSQAWKRATRAFFAEHNPDGDRAMRTKKIAEQLTRRLAERASLDTETAARIATSALQPLDIKPGKKAGETAYLLFFGHAQLDAVIDLFVDDVAELCELGDEDLAARLKDLPVQQTLNQGHPLDVGLFGRMVADIPALNVDAATQVAHALSTHAVELEMDYYTAVDDKQVDSTGAGMIGTVGFNSATFYRYATVGLHQLETNLADPAAARDGIRLFTEAFARSMPTGKENAFAHHTRPTLVAAVIRGDQPVSLVSAFEKPVASTSGIAATSARRLAEEHSRSVAQWGDNPLFTGVCHTLDPDSPEAGKVGEAFGDNRTFAELLDAVQAHLPAVQEVA
- the casB gene encoding type I-E CRISPR-associated protein Cse2/CasB — protein: MTSARTRRYWHRFIADDGTWRKDSSERERRPVPQDLAVFRSGLGREAGAVPKFWPYYTTAVTDDDAYRDRLPDELLAEHAALALFGRHQQSKDTPMHRRGVGLGAAWLVLRRRTDKFSAEALDRKLTVAAASTSVPVLRTRLRGLIDQLRTVDQPLDYDRLLCDLRDWADPSRRDTVRKRWALGYRIWSTDPAIELEN